The sequence below is a genomic window from Sander lucioperca isolate FBNREF2018 chromosome 6, SLUC_FBN_1.2, whole genome shotgun sequence.
CAGTGTCTGTGAGAATACTTGGAGAAATTATCAAGGAGTAACGTTAGGCTAACGTAACTATTGGGTCGCTTAAGTTGTATATCATTTATCTGAGAGGGCGGTTTTTTTACACCAGATCTgctgtttgtaaaaaaaaaaaagaggcaaatAAACAGACTAGATTTATTCAACAGGGTTGAATAAGAAGGATTTTTAAAGCTGGACTGGACTGCCGTCTGATAATGTAAGTAAAATTACTGTAAACTTAAatgtttggttgttgtttttttagcattGCTGGTGTTTTGTTCGTTTGCAAGCAACTCTAGAAACGTCTTGGTTATATGTCTGTAATATATAGCCTAGCTATATAGTCTATTTACAGTATGttgtcctttttcatattttcagtCTTACAAATTATAGTTTGCAACAGTTTATCCCACTACTCATAGAACTCAACTTATATGGTTTTATATTGACATACGTTTTCAGGGGTCAGTTTATCACTCAAAACGTGACCAACAATCTTCTAAACTCATACAGGCATCTTGTCAAAGTTATTTTAATATGTAGGCTATGGTGAGAGAGATAGGTCGGTGACTCGGGCTGCAGTGACAGCCCAGTTTGACTGGTCTGCACGAGCTCCAGCCTCACGTGGAGCAGTGTAGTAAGTGGGCTGGGTCTCTGTCTGTCATAATGGACGTAGcagcagtgacgtcacccattggtttgtggactactGTTTTGGAGCCTCGACTTCGTGGGTGTCGGCTGTAATAAGAACTGGATAGAGGGTTCGAGGcggagccccgttcattcctaGGAGAGTTACTCAGTGGCGCGAAAACCGCGTATAAAATTACCCGGATGATCGGCACTGCTTCCACTGTGCTGTATAATAATGTGCCCAGGGAAACtagaaactttattttttcctcGACTGTGCCCAAGGAAGGTATAATTCTATTTTCCTTGAAGAAAGGAATAGTCATACATACGTCATTAGAATTTTGACTAACATTTTAACTAAACCTTTGCAAGAAAACAGtcctttcatttattcattcatttaataaatataaataataaaatagtaaCAACCCCATAAGAATAATTTAATGTGCCATTTACGGTGCGTCTGTGTCGtcgttatttttttacagtctatggtcatgACATGTAATCATAAACAGATAAAAGATGTGATCTTAaatgaaaagcttttttttaatcaaactaACTTCTGAAATTTGAAAAATATGAATTTCAATCAATGCCACAACTCCTTAACAATTTAATGGTAAACTTTGGGAAATGTATGTAAGGTTGTTTCAGTTTATCGGGAATTTGGGATTTGTGTTAAACTGAACATGAATAAACTCAAGTTCCTGGGAAAAATGCCACATTCCATACATCGGAGTAGTctgctgtgctgctgtgctgtgtAGCTACAGCCAAGTCAGATgacaggacaggacatgttctaccaGACTTCTactcatatttatatattttattaaacaatttggCAGGGATCATTTTTTCAAGTCAAACTAAAGTTAGTGTGTCTGACTGTTAATGTGGTTGGTTAACAGTGTCTGTGTGGTTCTAGTAGTTCATACATCTCAACCCATCGTCCGTATAAAACCGGTGCAGTTTCTGTACtattagttattagttattacTATTGTAATCCATTTAATGAGTGTCTCCCAAATTAATATTATTCTAATTACAATGACTCCTCCCCACAGTGCTTTAGCTGGATAATTAGGGTGGGCCAGCCCTTCCCAGATGACCATAATGACTTATTATTCTCCTCAGACACATCTGATTCCTTCCTGGAGCTTTTGCAGGAAAGTGACTATTTAACTCACATTCTTGGAATATTTTGTATATGAGTGTTGTGTAAATATACAGATGTGGAAATCAgtgaattaataatacaattCCTTAATCTAACCTCTTCTATTATCCTCATCAATGCTTAGCTGCTCATTGAGGTTTGCAACTTGTTGAGATGACTGTCTGTAGAAGGTCTGACGTTGCCTCCTAGTGGTGACTCTGTGTGTCTGCGGTGATTACAGCCTAGAGCTGCTGAGGACTTGCCTTTACATGTCTGTCTGAGATTATGTCCAGGCATGTACCAGTGATTCACAGAGGAGGGCTCAATGAGTCACCGGCTGCTCATGTTCCTATAAAGAGCTGCCCAGTAACACAGCAGTCTGAGATGCGCTGTAGTTCACATTGAGGATACTTTAACTGATTAGAGCCATGGTAAGGCtgatttctactttttaaaattGAAGCAGTAACCCAGGGTGGATTTCTAGCATGGATtggaatgattttttttccaaattttagAATTAGATTGGTTTCTAAATTACCATCAAGTGTATGTCtgaattgattaatcaataaaTTGGTATGGCATATtagcagattaattgataatgaagaGAAAAGTTAGAGTGATAATCATACAGCTCATCACCACTGTCTAAGGCGTTCATTGGTGATGTCCAGCAGCGGCTTTTCCAACTAACCAGTGGTCTTTTCTCTGTTTCCTGCAGTGTGGAACAATGGATAGGCCTACTCACAAGCGGATCGGGCATCGGATCGGGAAAGCCCCTGCTCGACGAAACCTGTTCGGCCCTGTCGACAGAGAGCAGCTGCAGGTGGAGTACAAGGCTGCCCTGCAGAAAGACCTGGAGGAGGCTTGCCAGCGATGGGGCTTCGACTTCATCTCAGACAAGCCTCTGGAGAGCAGCGATTTCCAGTGGCATGCCATCCCAGCCACCAAGGTGCCGCTGATCTACAGATCCTGTATGCTTGGTCCGGGACGTACGGGACATACAGAAGGTCAGAGGGCAGCAGAGGCAGCAGTTAAGCCCAAGGGACAAGGAATGGTAGAGCCACCACAGAGTGACAAGGAGAACATCCCATGTTCGCCAGAGAGATGTGCGCTCAACCTGGAGAAAACactagagagaagagagaacacAGGGCTGAAGAGGAAGCAGACAAACATTACAGGTACATATTTAgatattttaaatgtgaatgAGTAGAGTTGTGATTTCATGTTGGCTTTGCATGAGCTGAGTTTCCTGTTCTTTATCCCAACAGATTTCTATCAGGCTAAAAGAAGAGTAGTTTGGATGCCACTCAAATCCAGCGAGTGA
It includes:
- the cdkn1a gene encoding cyclin-dependent kinase inhibitor 1 isoform X2, producing the protein MDRPTHKRIGHRIGKAPARRNLFGPVDREQLQVEYKAALQKDLEEACQRWGFDFISDKPLESSDFQWHAIPATKVPLIYRSCMLGPGRTGHTEGQRAAEAAVKPKGQGMVEPPQSDKENIPCSPERCALNLEKTLERRENTGLKRKQTNITDFYQAKRRVVWMPLKSSE
- the cdkn1a gene encoding cyclin-dependent kinase inhibitor 1 isoform X1; the protein is MCGTMDRPTHKRIGHRIGKAPARRNLFGPVDREQLQVEYKAALQKDLEEACQRWGFDFISDKPLESSDFQWHAIPATKVPLIYRSCMLGPGRTGHTEGQRAAEAAVKPKGQGMVEPPQSDKENIPCSPERCALNLEKTLERRENTGLKRKQTNITDFYQAKRRVVWMPLKSSE